In Ruminiclostridium josui JCM 17888, the genomic window CCAGTGCTACAAGGAATATTATAGGTATTGGAATAACACCTATAGAACCTTGTCCGAATACTACAAACTTATCAAGCTGTAAAATGTTTTGTCCTTTTGTATAAAGCAGTGCTACACCTCTTGCCATTGTCAACATTGCCAATGTTGCAATAAATGGGGGAGCCTTAAAAGTACTGATCATCATAGCATTAATAAAGTTACATACAACACCTGTAATTATACCTACCAACACAGCAATTAATAGTGAACCGGTTGATTTATATGCTGATATGGCAAATACACCTGAAAGAGCTAACACGGAGCCTTGAGACAAGTCAAGCATTCCTGAAATTATCAATATTGTCTGACCAAAAGCAAGAATTGTTGTAACTGCCAACTGTCTTGAGATATTTGTCAGGTTGCTGGTTGTTAAAAAGTTTGGGTTTGCAAATGAACAAATTATGAATAATACAAACAGTACCATAAAAATACTGTATTTCTTTTTTGCCGTATTCCATAGATTATTACTTCTTAAATCCATTTTATCTCACCTCATCTGATGTTAAAGTTCCAGTAGCATATTTCATAATGAGCTCCTGGGAAAAATCTTTTCGTTTTATTTCACCTGTAACTGCACCCTTTGACATTACATAAATCCTGTCACACATACCTATAAGCTCAGG contains:
- a CDS encoding ABC transporter permease; this encodes MDLRSNNLWNTAKKKYSIFMVLFVLFIICSFANPNFLTTSNLTNISRQLAVTTILAFGQTILIISGMLDLSQGSVLALSGVFAISAYKSTGSLLIAVLVGIITGVVCNFINAMMISTFKAPPFIATLAMLTMARGVALLYTKGQNILQLDKFVVFGQGSIGVIPIPIIFLVALAIVTWYILKHTRVGRSLYAVGGNEEAAIASGINVHRVKYTAFIINGIFVGLAGVLFMSRVNAGLPNGAVNYEFTALTAAIIGGTSFSGGVGTATGTLAGAFIVGFLDNIMNLTSVDSYMQQIVRGAIIALAVIYDIQSKNRRTRSTLGRIEDKENAKNNKEAKK